In one Pseudomonas sp. R84 genomic region, the following are encoded:
- the ndk gene encoding nucleoside-diphosphate kinase has translation MAVQRTFSIIKPDAVAKNVIGEITTRFEKAGLRVVASKLKQLSKAEAEGFYAEHSARGFFGDLVAFMISGPVVVQVLEGENAIALNRELMGATNPKEAAAGTIRADFADSIDANAVHGSDSEAAAAREISYFFAATEVTTR, from the coding sequence ATGGCTGTTCAACGCACTTTCTCCATCATCAAGCCTGACGCTGTTGCAAAAAACGTCATCGGCGAAATCACCACCCGTTTCGAAAAAGCCGGCCTGCGCGTTGTAGCTTCGAAACTGAAGCAACTGTCCAAAGCTGAAGCTGAAGGCTTCTACGCTGAGCACAGCGCTCGTGGTTTCTTCGGCGACCTGGTTGCTTTCATGATCTCCGGTCCTGTTGTTGTTCAGGTTCTGGAAGGCGAAAACGCTATCGCTCTGAACCGTGAGCTGATGGGCGCTACCAACCCTAAAGAAGCTGCTGCCGGCACCATCCGCGCTGACTTCGCTGATTCCATCGACGCCAACGCTGTTCACGGTTCGGACTCCGAAGCCGCAGCTGCTCGTGAAATCTCGTACTTCTTCGCAGCTACTGAAGTAACCACTCGCTAA
- the iscX gene encoding Fe-S cluster assembly protein IscX translates to MSYGWNDVQRIAEELAAAKPGVDPFSVNFVDLQQWIKELPDFDNTSGRVGEKVLEAVQTLWAEELD, encoded by the coding sequence ATGAGCTACGGTTGGAACGATGTTCAACGTATTGCAGAAGAACTGGCCGCGGCCAAGCCGGGTGTAGATCCGTTTTCTGTCAATTTCGTCGACTTGCAGCAATGGATCAAAGAACTGCCGGATTTTGACAACACCTCTGGTCGCGTAGGCGAGAAGGTGTTGGAAGCGGTTCAGACGCTCTGGGCTGAAGAATTGGACTGA
- the fdx gene encoding ISC system 2Fe-2S type ferredoxin, translating into MPQVIFLPHEKFCPEGMVVEAAPGTSILELAHEHHIEMESACGGVCACTTCHCIIREGFDSMEEADELEEDFLDRAWGLEAQSRLACQAIVGEEDITVEIPKYSLNHAAEAPH; encoded by the coding sequence ATGCCGCAGGTCATTTTTCTGCCCCACGAGAAGTTCTGCCCTGAAGGCATGGTGGTCGAGGCTGCGCCCGGCACATCGATTCTCGAACTGGCCCACGAACACCATATCGAGATGGAAAGCGCCTGCGGCGGCGTGTGTGCTTGCACCACTTGCCACTGCATCATCCGCGAGGGTTTCGACTCGATGGAAGAGGCTGACGAGCTGGAAGAAGACTTCCTCGATCGCGCCTGGGGCCTGGAAGCGCAATCGCGTCTGGCTTGCCAGGCGATCGTCGGTGAAGAAGACATCACCGTCGAAATTCCGAAATATTCGCTTAACCATGCGGCTGAAGCGCCGCACTGA
- the hscA gene encoding Fe-S protein assembly chaperone HscA: MALLQIAEPGQSPQPHQRRLAVGIDLGTTNSLVAALRSGLSEPLADANGQVILPSAVRYHADHVEVGESAKLAAASDPLNTVLSVKRLMGRGLSDVKQLGEQLPYRFVGGESHMPFIDTVQGPKSPVEVSADILKVLRQRAEATLGGELVGAVITVPAYFDDAQRQATKDAAKLAGLNVLRLLNEPTAAAVAYGLDQHAEGLVAIYDLGGGTFDISILRLTGGVFEVLATGGDSALGGDDFDHAIAGWIIESAGLSADLDPGAQRNLLQTACAAKEALTDAASVEVAYGDWKAPLTREAFDALIEPMVARSLKACRRAVRDSGIELEDVHAVVMVGGSTRVPRVREAVAEAFGRQPLTEIDPDQVVAIGAAIQADTLAGNKRDGGELLLLDVIPLSLGLETMGGLMEKVIPRNTTIPVARAQDFTTYKDGQSAMAIHVLQGERELISDCRSLARFELRGIPAMVAGAAKIRVTFQVDADGLLSVSARELGSGVEASIQVKPSYGLTDGEIAKMLKDSFQHANDDKVARVLREQQVDAQRLIEAVQGALEADGERLLDAEERMVIDLQLQELAELMKGTDGYAIEQQTKRLSQVTDAFAARRMDLTVKAALSGRNLNEIEDI; encoded by the coding sequence ATGGCCCTACTGCAGATCGCCGAACCCGGCCAAAGTCCTCAACCGCACCAGCGTCGTCTGGCTGTGGGGATCGACTTGGGCACTACCAATTCGCTGGTCGCTGCGTTGCGCAGTGGTCTTTCCGAGCCGTTGGCCGACGCAAACGGGCAGGTCATCCTGCCGTCCGCTGTGCGTTACCACGCTGATCACGTCGAAGTCGGCGAGTCGGCCAAGCTGGCTGCCGCTTCCGATCCTTTGAACACTGTGCTGTCGGTCAAGCGCTTGATGGGTCGTGGTCTGTCCGACGTCAAGCAATTGGGCGAGCAACTGCCCTACCGCTTTGTCGGTGGCGAGTCGCACATGCCGTTCATCGACACCGTGCAGGGCCCGAAAAGCCCGGTCGAAGTCTCCGCCGATATCCTCAAGGTCCTGCGTCAGCGCGCTGAAGCGACCTTGGGTGGCGAACTGGTGGGTGCGGTGATTACCGTTCCGGCGTATTTCGACGATGCTCAGCGTCAAGCCACTAAAGATGCCGCGAAACTCGCCGGTCTGAACGTGCTGCGTTTGCTCAATGAGCCGACCGCAGCGGCTGTGGCATACGGTCTGGATCAACACGCTGAAGGCCTGGTCGCAATTTATGACCTGGGCGGCGGCACCTTCGATATTTCGATTCTGCGTCTGACTGGCGGTGTTTTCGAAGTTCTGGCCACTGGCGGCGACAGCGCGCTGGGCGGCGATGACTTCGATCACGCGATTGCCGGCTGGATTATCGAGAGCGCTGGCCTGTCCGCCGATCTCGATCCGGGCGCACAACGCAATCTGTTGCAAACCGCTTGTGCGGCCAAAGAAGCGCTGACCGATGCGGCCAGCGTTGAAGTGGCCTATGGCGACTGGAAAGCGCCGCTGACTCGCGAAGCCTTCGATGCGTTGATCGAACCGATGGTCGCGCGCAGCCTGAAAGCCTGCCGTCGTGCCGTTCGCGATTCCGGCATTGAGCTGGAAGACGTGCACGCCGTGGTCATGGTCGGCGGTTCGACCCGCGTTCCGCGTGTTCGCGAAGCCGTTGCCGAAGCTTTTGGTCGTCAGCCTTTGACTGAAATCGATCCGGATCAAGTGGTGGCCATCGGTGCCGCGATCCAGGCCGATACCCTGGCGGGCAACAAGCGCGATGGCGGCGAACTGCTGCTGCTCGACGTGATTCCGCTGTCCCTGGGGCTGGAAACCATGGGCGGCCTGATGGAGAAGGTGATTCCGCGCAACACCACCATCCCTGTCGCTCGCGCACAAGATTTCACTACGTATAAAGACGGCCAGTCGGCCATGGCGATCCACGTCCTGCAGGGTGAGCGCGAGCTGATCAGCGACTGTCGCTCCCTGGCGCGCTTCGAGTTGCGCGGCATTCCAGCGATGGTGGCTGGTGCAGCGAAGATTCGCGTGACCTTCCAGGTCGATGCCGACGGTCTGCTCAGCGTTTCCGCTCGTGAGCTGGGTTCGGGCGTTGAGGCGAGCATTCAGGTCAAGCCGTCCTACGGTCTGACCGACGGCGAAATCGCCAAGATGCTCAAGGATTCGTTCCAGCACGCCAATGACGACAAGGTCGCCCGCGTTCTGCGTGAGCAGCAAGTCGATGCCCAACGCTTGATCGAAGCGGTGCAGGGTGCTCTGGAGGCCGATGGCGAGCGTTTGCTCGACGCCGAAGAGCGCATGGTTATCGACCTGCAACTGCAGGAACTGGCCGAACTGATGAAAGGTACCGATGGTTACGCCATCGAGCAGCAGACCAAGCGTCTGTCGCAAGTGACCGATGCTTTTGCTGCCCGCCGCATGGATCTGACGGTGAAAGCCGCTCTGTCGGGGCGCAATCTGAATGAAATCGAGGATATCTGA
- the hscB gene encoding co-chaperone HscB has translation MGIPCHFALFELQPGFRLDLEQLATRYRELARGVHPDRFADASEREQRSALEQSARLNDAYQTLKSPAQRARYLLTISGHEVPMEVTVHDPEFLLQQMQWREELEDLQDSADLDGVAVFKRRLKVAQEELNESFAACWDDAAQREQAERLMRRMQFLDKLTYEVRQLEERLDD, from the coding sequence GTGGGTATTCCTTGTCATTTCGCTTTATTCGAGCTGCAACCGGGTTTCCGTCTGGATCTCGAGCAGTTGGCCACGCGCTATCGTGAGTTGGCGCGCGGCGTTCATCCTGACCGCTTTGCCGACGCTTCCGAGCGTGAGCAGCGGTCGGCACTCGAGCAATCTGCACGGCTCAACGACGCCTATCAGACGCTCAAGAGTCCGGCCCAGCGCGCACGCTACCTGCTGACCATCAGCGGGCATGAAGTGCCGATGGAAGTCACCGTCCATGATCCCGAGTTTCTTCTGCAGCAGATGCAATGGCGCGAAGAGCTCGAAGACCTCCAGGACAGTGCCGACCTCGACGGTGTCGCGGTGTTCAAGCGGCGCTTGAAAGTGGCTCAGGAAGAACTCAATGAAAGCTTCGCAGCCTGTTGGGATGATGCGGCGCAACGCGAACAGGCCGAACGCCTGATGCGGCGCATGCAGTTCCTCGACAAGCTCACCTACGAAGTGCGCCAGTTAGAAGAGCGCCTCGACGATTAA
- the iscA gene encoding iron-sulfur cluster assembly protein IscA produces the protein MAISMTEAAARHVRRSLDGRGKGEGIRLGVRTTGCSGLAYVLEFVDEVVAEDQVFESHGEKVIIDPKSLAYLDGTELDFVKEGLNEGFKFNNPNVRGECGCGESFNI, from the coding sequence ATGGCTATCAGCATGACAGAAGCGGCTGCTCGACACGTGCGGCGCTCCCTCGACGGGCGCGGCAAAGGTGAAGGGATTCGTCTGGGTGTTCGCACCACAGGCTGTTCCGGCCTTGCCTACGTGCTGGAGTTTGTCGACGAGGTGGTTGCAGAGGATCAGGTGTTCGAGAGTCACGGCGAAAAAGTGATCATCGACCCGAAAAGCCTCGCCTACCTGGACGGCACCGAGCTCGATTTCGTCAAGGAAGGGTTGAACGAAGGCTTCAAGTTCAACAACCCCAACGTACGCGGTGAATGTGGCTGCGGCGAAAGCTTCAACATCTGA
- the iscU gene encoding Fe-S cluster assembly scaffold IscU, whose protein sequence is MAYSEKVIDHYENPRNVGKMNAEDPDVGTGMVGAPACGDVMRLQIKVNDAGIIEDAKFKTYGCGSAIASSSLATEWMKGKTLDEAETIKNTQLAEELALPPVKIHCSVLAEDAIKAAVRDYKQKKGLI, encoded by the coding sequence ATGGCTTACAGCGAAAAGGTCATCGACCACTACGAAAACCCGCGCAACGTCGGCAAGATGAACGCGGAAGATCCTGATGTCGGCACCGGCATGGTCGGCGCTCCGGCGTGCGGCGACGTGATGCGTCTGCAAATCAAGGTCAACGACGCTGGCATCATCGAAGATGCCAAGTTCAAGACCTACGGCTGCGGTTCGGCTATCGCTTCCAGCTCCCTCGCCACCGAGTGGATGAAGGGCAAGACCCTGGACGAAGCAGAAACTATCAAGAACACTCAGCTGGCCGAAGAACTGGCCCTGCCGCCAGTGAAAATTCACTGCTCGGTACTGGCTGAAGACGCTATCAAAGCGGCTGTTCGCGATTACAAGCAGAAGAAAGGCTTGATCTGA
- a CDS encoding IscS subfamily cysteine desulfurase: protein MKLPIYLDYSATTPVDPRVAQKMSECLLVDGNFGNPASRSHVFGWKAEESVENARRQVADLVNADPREIVWTSGATESDNLAIKGAAHFYGSKGKHLITSKIEHKAVLDTMRQLEREGFEVTYLEPTEDGLITPAMIEAALREDTILVSVMHVNNEIGTVNDIAAIGEMLRAKGVLFHVDAAQSTGKVDIDLQKLKVDMMSFSAHKTYGPKGIGALYVSRKPRVRIEATMHGGGHERGMRSGTLATHQIVGMGEAFRVAKEDMAAENVRIKALSDRFYKQVEHLEELYVNGSLTARVPHNLNLSFNYVEGESLIMALKDLAVSSGSACTSASLEPSYVLRALGRNDELAHSSIRFTFGRFTTEEEIDYAAQKVCEAVTKLRALSPLWDMYKDGVDISKIEWAAH from the coding sequence ATGAAATTGCCGATTTACCTTGATTACTCTGCGACCACCCCGGTTGATCCGCGTGTTGCGCAAAAGATGAGTGAATGCCTGCTGGTCGACGGAAACTTCGGTAACCCGGCGTCCCGTTCCCACGTATTCGGCTGGAAGGCTGAAGAGTCCGTCGAAAACGCCCGTCGTCAGGTGGCCGATCTGGTCAATGCCGACCCGCGCGAAATCGTCTGGACCTCGGGCGCGACCGAATCCGACAACCTGGCAATCAAGGGTGCGGCGCATTTCTACGGTTCCAAGGGCAAGCACCTGATCACCTCCAAGATTGAGCACAAGGCTGTCCTTGACACCATGCGCCAACTGGAGCGTGAAGGTTTCGAGGTCACTTACCTCGAGCCGACCGAAGACGGTCTGATCACCCCGGCCATGATTGAAGCTGCACTGCGCGAAGACACCATCCTGGTCTCCGTGATGCACGTGAACAACGAAATCGGCACCGTCAACGACATCGCCGCTATTGGCGAAATGCTCCGCGCCAAGGGCGTTCTGTTCCACGTCGACGCCGCTCAGTCTACTGGCAAGGTCGACATCGACCTGCAGAAACTGAAAGTCGACATGATGTCGTTCTCCGCTCACAAAACCTACGGCCCTAAAGGCATCGGCGCGCTGTACGTCAGCCGCAAGCCGCGTGTGCGCATCGAAGCGACCATGCACGGCGGCGGTCACGAGCGCGGCATGCGTTCCGGCACTCTGGCGACCCATCAGATCGTCGGCATGGGTGAAGCGTTCCGTGTAGCCAAAGAAGACATGGCTGCTGAAAACGTCCGTATCAAAGCCTTGAGCGACCGTTTCTACAAGCAGGTCGAGCATCTGGAAGAGCTGTACGTCAACGGCAGCCTGACCGCCCGCGTTCCGCACAACCTGAACCTGAGCTTCAACTACGTTGAAGGCGAGTCGCTGATCATGGCGCTCAAGGATCTCGCGGTATCGTCCGGTTCGGCTTGCACCTCGGCGTCGCTGGAGCCTTCGTACGTACTGCGCGCCCTGGGCCGCAACGACGAACTGGCACACAGCTCGATCCGCTTCACCTTCGGGCGTTTCACCACCGAAGAAGAAATCGACTACGCCGCGCAGAAAGTCTGCGAGGCCGTTACCAAGCTGCGCGCTTTGTCGCCGCTGTGGGACATGTACAAAGACGGCGTCGATATCTCGAAAATCGAGTGGGCGGCACACTAA
- the iscR gene encoding Fe-S cluster assembly transcriptional regulator IscR: MRLTTKGRYAVTAMLDLALHAQHGPVSLADISERQGISLSYLEQLFAKLRRSNLVSSVRGPGGGYQLSRDMQGIQVAQVIDAVNESVDATKCQGQGDCHSGDTCLTHHLWCDLSLQIHEFLSGISLADLVTRREVQEVAQRQDQRRCNSKAPRLDKIEASAVE, from the coding sequence ATGCGACTGACTACAAAAGGCCGATACGCCGTGACCGCCATGCTTGACCTGGCGTTGCACGCGCAGCACGGGCCGGTGTCCCTGGCCGATATCTCCGAGCGCCAAGGCATCTCCCTGTCCTACCTCGAACAGCTGTTCGCCAAGCTGCGCCGCAGTAACCTGGTTTCCAGCGTTCGCGGCCCGGGTGGTGGCTACCAGTTGTCCCGCGACATGCAGGGCATTCAGGTCGCTCAGGTGATCGATGCGGTAAACGAATCGGTCGATGCCACCAAATGCCAAGGCCAAGGCGATTGCCATTCCGGCGACACCTGCCTGACCCATCATCTGTGGTGCGATTTGAGCCTGCAGATTCACGAATTTCTAAGTGGTATCAGCTTGGCTGATCTTGTGACTCGCCGTGAGGTGCAAGAAGTAGCCCAGCGTCAGGACCAGCGTCGTTGCAACAGCAAGGCGCCACGCCTGGACAAGATTGAAGCGTCCGCCGTCGAATGA
- the cysE gene encoding serine O-acetyltransferase has translation MFERLREDIQSVFHRDPAARNAFEVLTCYPGMHAIWIHRLAGMLWRNELKWLARLVSNFGRWLTGIEIHPGAKVGRRFFIDHGMGIVIGETAEIGDDVTIYQGVTLGGTSWNKGKRHPTLGDGVVVGAGAKVLGPFTVGAGAKVGSNAVVTKEVPPGATVVGIPGRIIVKSDEEQDAKRKAMAEKIGFDAYGVSEDMPDPVARAIGQLLDHLQAVDGRLEGMCGALKDLGSNYCAKDLPELREEDFACVKGKDESKAS, from the coding sequence ATGTTTGAGCGTTTGCGTGAAGATATCCAGAGCGTATTCCATCGAGATCCGGCGGCGCGTAACGCTTTTGAAGTCCTGACTTGCTACCCCGGTATGCATGCAATCTGGATTCATCGATTGGCCGGCATGCTCTGGCGCAACGAGCTGAAATGGCTGGCGCGGCTGGTATCAAACTTCGGTCGCTGGTTGACCGGGATCGAAATTCATCCGGGCGCCAAGGTCGGTCGTCGTTTCTTTATCGACCACGGCATGGGCATCGTCATCGGTGAAACCGCTGAGATTGGCGATGACGTGACGATATATCAGGGCGTGACTCTCGGTGGTACCAGCTGGAACAAAGGCAAGCGTCACCCGACGCTGGGTGATGGTGTGGTCGTGGGCGCGGGCGCCAAGGTGCTCGGTCCTTTCACGGTCGGCGCCGGTGCCAAGGTCGGTTCCAATGCCGTGGTGACCAAAGAAGTGCCGCCAGGCGCCACGGTTGTCGGTATTCCTGGGCGAATCATCGTCAAATCCGATGAGGAGCAGGATGCCAAGCGCAAGGCCATGGCCGAGAAGATCGGTTTCGATGCCTACGGCGTCAGTGAAGACATGCCCGACCCGGTGGCGCGCGCCATCGGTCAGTTGCTCGATCACCTGCAGGCGGTGGACGGGCGGCTGGAGGGGATGTGCGGCGCGCTGAAGGATCTGGGCAGCAATTACTGTGCGAAAGATCTGCCTGAGCTGCGTGAAGAAGACTTCGCCTGCGTCAAAGGCAAAGACGAATCCAAGGCTAGCTGA
- the trmJ gene encoding tRNA (cytosine(32)/uridine(32)-2'-O)-methyltransferase TrmJ, with protein sequence MLQNIRVVLVNTSHPGNIGGAARAMKNMGLSRLVLVEPRLFPHHEADARASGAGDILENAQVVATLEDALVGCNLVLGTSARDRRIPWPLLDPRECGTKVVEEAGQGAEIALVFGREDSGLTNDELQRCHFHVHIPSDPEFSSLNLGAAVQVLSYEVRMAWLAAQGQPSKIEKEEVASVKSAELATMDELERFYEHLEQTLVAIEFLDPEKPRHLMARLRRLYGRSSVSRAEMNILRGILTETQKAARGELLKRKD encoded by the coding sequence TTGCTGCAGAACATTCGTGTTGTCCTGGTCAATACCAGCCACCCCGGCAATATCGGCGGGGCCGCGCGCGCCATGAAAAACATGGGTCTGTCGCGACTGGTGCTGGTCGAACCGCGCCTGTTTCCGCATCACGAGGCCGATGCTCGCGCCTCCGGTGCCGGTGACATCCTTGAAAACGCGCAAGTCGTCGCCACCTTGGAAGACGCCTTGGTCGGCTGCAATCTGGTGCTTGGCACCAGCGCCCGTGACCGGCGTATCCCGTGGCCATTGTTGGATCCGCGCGAGTGCGGCACCAAAGTGGTCGAGGAGGCCGGGCAGGGCGCCGAGATCGCGCTGGTGTTCGGTCGTGAGGATTCCGGCCTGACCAATGACGAGTTGCAGCGATGTCACTTTCACGTGCACATCCCCTCCGACCCGGAGTTCAGTTCGCTGAACCTTGGCGCGGCGGTGCAGGTGTTGAGCTACGAAGTGCGTATGGCCTGGCTGGCCGCACAAGGTCAGCCGAGCAAGATCGAGAAAGAAGAAGTGGCCTCGGTGAAAAGCGCCGAGCTGGCGACCATGGATGAGCTGGAGCGCTTTTATGAGCATCTGGAACAGACGCTGGTCGCCATCGAATTCCTCGATCCGGAAAAACCACGGCACCTGATGGCGCGCCTGCGCCGGTTGTACGGACGCAGCTCGGTCAGTCGGGCGGAAATGAATATTTTGCGTGGCATCCTCACGGAAACCCAGAAAGCGGCCCGTGGTGAGCTTCTTAAGCGGAAGGACTAA
- the suhB gene encoding inositol-phosphate phosphatase, translated as MQPMLNIALRAARSASELIFRSIERLDTIKVDEKDAKDYVSEVDRAAEQKIIDALRKAYPNHSIRGEETGLHAGTGIEGEEYLWIIDPLDGTTNFLRGIPHFAVSIACKYRGRLEHAVVLDPVRQEEFTASRGRGAQLNGRRLRVSGRTSLDGALLGTGFPFRDDQMDNLDNYLGMFRALVGQTAGIRRAGSASLDLAYVAAGRFDAFWESGLSEWDMAAGALLIQEAGGLVSDFTGGHDFLEKGHIVAGNTKCFKAVLTAIQPHLPASLKR; from the coding sequence ATGCAGCCCATGCTGAATATCGCGCTGCGCGCCGCCCGCAGCGCCAGTGAACTGATCTTCCGCTCCATCGAGCGCCTGGATACCATCAAGGTCGACGAAAAAGACGCCAAGGATTATGTATCCGAGGTCGATCGCGCCGCTGAACAGAAAATCATCGACGCGCTGCGCAAGGCTTACCCGAACCACTCCATCCGCGGTGAAGAGACTGGCCTGCACGCCGGTACCGGCATCGAAGGCGAAGAGTACCTGTGGATCATCGATCCACTGGACGGCACCACCAACTTCCTGCGCGGCATTCCTCACTTCGCTGTCAGCATCGCCTGCAAATACCGCGGTCGCCTGGAACACGCAGTGGTTCTGGACCCGGTTCGCCAGGAAGAATTCACCGCCAGCCGTGGTCGCGGCGCCCAACTGAACGGTCGTCGCCTGCGCGTCAGCGGCCGCACCAGCCTCGACGGCGCCCTGCTGGGTACCGGCTTCCCGTTCCGTGACGACCAGATGGACAACCTCGACAACTACCTGGGCATGTTCCGCGCTCTGGTTGGCCAGACTGCCGGCATCCGCCGCGCCGGTTCCGCCAGCCTGGACCTGGCTTATGTAGCTGCCGGTCGTTTCGATGCGTTCTGGGAATCGGGCCTGTCCGAGTGGGACATGGCTGCAGGCGCCCTGCTGATTCAAGAAGCTGGCGGCCTGGTGAGCGACTTCACCGGCGGTCACGACTTCCTTGAAAAAGGCCACATCGTTGCCGGCAACACCAAATGCTTCAAGGCAGTTCTGACGGCGATCCAGCCGCACCTGCCGGCTTCGCTGAAGCGCTAA
- a CDS encoding glycine zipper 2TM domain-containing protein, with protein sequence MNKSLLVGAVLGAVGVTAGGAVATYSLVKSGPEYAQVLAVEPVKTQIKTPREVCKDVTVTRQAPVKDQHQIAGTVVGALAGGLLGNQIGGGTGKKIATVAGAVGGGYAGNKVQEGMQERDTYTTTQTRCNTVNDISDKVVGYDVRYSLDGKEGKVRMDRDPGNQIPVDKEGKLILSQNEPAQ encoded by the coding sequence GTGAACAAGTCGTTGCTGGTTGGTGCGGTATTGGGTGCTGTCGGTGTGACTGCCGGGGGTGCTGTTGCCACCTACAGCCTGGTTAAAAGCGGCCCTGAGTATGCGCAAGTATTGGCCGTTGAACCGGTTAAAACACAGATCAAGACTCCACGTGAAGTGTGCAAGGACGTGACAGTGACTCGTCAGGCACCGGTAAAAGATCAACACCAGATTGCCGGTACCGTCGTCGGTGCGCTGGCAGGTGGTTTGCTGGGTAATCAGATTGGCGGCGGCACCGGCAAGAAGATTGCCACGGTCGCCGGTGCGGTCGGTGGCGGTTATGCGGGCAACAAGGTGCAGGAAGGCATGCAGGAGCGTGACACCTACACCACCACGCAAACCCGCTGCAACACGGTCAATGACATCAGTGACAAGGTCGTCGGTTACGACGTGCGTTACTCGCTCGATGGCAAGGAAGGCAAGGTGCGGATGGATCGTGATCCGGGCAACCAGATTCCGGTCGACAAGGAAGGCAAGCTGATTCTGTCGCAGAATGAGCCGGCTCAGTAA
- the secF gene encoding protein translocase subunit SecF, whose translation MLRTINFMGVRNFAFGVTVFLTLLAMFSVATKGMNWGLDFTGGTLIELTYERPADVTKVREQLATSGYHEAIVQSFGATTDLLVRMPGEDPQLGHQVAEALLKVGGDNPATVKRVEFVGPQVGEELRDQGGLGMLLALGGILIYLAFRFQWKFAVGAIVSLIHDVIVTIGILSYFQITFDLTVLAAVLAIIGYSLNDTIVVFDRVRENFRVLRKATLIENINISTTQTLLRTMATSISTLLAIAALLFFGGDNLFGFSIALFIGVLAGTYSSIYIANVVLIWLNLTTEDLIPPANTEKEVDDRP comes from the coding sequence ATGTTACGTACAATCAACTTCATGGGCGTTCGCAACTTCGCGTTCGGCGTCACAGTATTCCTCACCTTGCTGGCTATGTTCAGTGTCGCTACCAAGGGCATGAACTGGGGGCTGGACTTCACCGGCGGTACGCTCATCGAGCTGACCTACGAGCGTCCGGCCGACGTTACCAAGGTGCGTGAGCAGCTGGCTACGTCGGGTTACCACGAAGCAATCGTGCAGAGCTTCGGCGCGACTACCGATCTGCTGGTGCGGATGCCAGGTGAAGACCCGCAACTGGGCCATCAGGTCGCGGAAGCGCTGCTGAAGGTCGGCGGCGACAACCCGGCAACGGTCAAGCGTGTCGAGTTCGTCGGCCCGCAGGTCGGTGAAGAGCTGCGCGACCAGGGCGGCCTCGGCATGCTGCTGGCGCTCGGCGGTATCCTGATCTACTTGGCTTTCCGCTTTCAGTGGAAGTTCGCGGTCGGCGCCATTGTTTCGCTGATTCACGACGTGATCGTCACCATCGGCATCCTGTCGTACTTCCAGATCACTTTCGATCTGACCGTGCTGGCGGCGGTGCTGGCGATCATCGGCTACTCGCTGAACGACACCATCGTGGTATTCGACCGGGTTCGTGAGAACTTCCGTGTGCTGCGCAAGGCAACGCTGATCGAGAACATCAACATCTCGACCACGCAGACCCTGCTGCGCACCATGGCGACGTCGATCTCCACCTTGCTGGCGATCGCCGCCCTGCTGTTCTTTGGCGGTGACAACCTGTTCGGCTTCTCGATCGCGCTGTTTATCGGTGTTCTGGCGGGTACTTACTCGTCGATCTACATCGCTAACGTGGTGCTGATCTGGCTGAACCTGACCACCGAGGATCTGATTCCTCCGGCCAACACCGAGAAGGAAGTCGACGACCGTCCATAA